A genomic stretch from Nitrospira defluvii includes:
- a CDS encoding type II toxin-antitoxin system RelE family toxin, whose amino-acid sequence MPWFRLAFRPDVVGDLSAAEPAMAQRLFDKTKWLASNVDNLRHEPVAADLPGIHKYAVGDWRIFYSIDRAEQLVDIHYIQHSPPSGRAFGA is encoded by the coding sequence ATGCCCTGGTTTCGTCTCGCGTTCCGGCCCGATGTGGTGGGCGATCTCAGCGCCGCCGAGCCAGCCATGGCGCAACGGCTGTTCGACAAGACGAAATGGCTGGCCTCGAACGTCGACAATTTACGGCACGAACCGGTCGCGGCCGATCTTCCCGGCATCCATAAGTATGCGGTCGGCGACTGGCGGATTTTTTACTCGATCGACCGGGCCGAGCAGCTGGTAGACATTCACTACATTCAACACAGCCCGCCCTCAGGCCGGGCATTCGGAGCGTGA
- a CDS encoding alpha,alpha-trehalose-phosphate synthase (UDP-forming): MNTSHAPLEAAQRESDLSLARLIIVSNREPYEHRLVKNHLIWERTSGGLVSALDPMMRRLGGTWIAWGSGKADRDVVDQDMTVEVPPDAPTYRLRRVWLESGEIKGGYQGYANQVLWPLCHLTLDRVDYRKLYWHAYQAMNARFAEVVLGELQMKPGFVWVHDFHLALLPGMVKASLPKQPVAMFWHIPWPGPDAFRILPERREVLESLLTCDLLMFQTQSFLHCFVECAKEFLGADLHADDGHLEYKGHATRVVSRPISIGFQTWSERAQSPQVTRSMDVLRNLHVFQPEVRIGLGVDRLDYTKGLLKRLWAIDAFFQQFPQYRGRFTFIQIAVPTRGDVEAYRRYRELIRETVNDINMRYSSISNPGSSHASRWRPVEFREGRIGLDTLAAYYRMADLALVSSVYDGMNLVAKEYVASQVDEKGVLLVSHMAGAAEEMTDALVINPYDPEGVAESIRQALEMPLQERRERMHRMRSYLAAHDIRAWADECLRDAGILPPHDSPSFE; encoded by the coding sequence GTGAACACGTCTCACGCTCCCCTCGAAGCGGCACAGCGCGAAAGCGATCTCTCCCTCGCACGCCTCATCATCGTCTCGAATCGTGAGCCCTACGAACATCGTCTGGTAAAAAACCACCTCATCTGGGAACGGACCTCCGGAGGGCTCGTCTCGGCGCTGGACCCAATGATGCGGCGTCTCGGCGGGACCTGGATTGCCTGGGGCAGCGGCAAGGCCGACCGCGACGTGGTGGATCAGGACATGACCGTTGAAGTCCCGCCCGACGCCCCGACGTACAGACTCCGTCGCGTGTGGCTGGAATCGGGCGAGATCAAAGGCGGGTATCAAGGATACGCGAACCAGGTGCTCTGGCCCTTGTGCCACTTGACCTTGGATCGCGTCGACTACCGCAAGCTCTATTGGCACGCCTACCAAGCCATGAATGCCCGCTTCGCCGAAGTGGTGCTGGGCGAACTTCAGATGAAGCCCGGGTTCGTCTGGGTGCATGATTTTCACCTGGCGCTGCTCCCGGGCATGGTGAAGGCGTCGTTGCCCAAACAGCCGGTCGCAATGTTCTGGCATATCCCCTGGCCGGGCCCGGATGCCTTTCGCATTCTGCCGGAGCGACGCGAAGTGCTGGAATCCCTGCTCACCTGCGATCTGCTGATGTTCCAGACACAAAGTTTTCTTCATTGCTTCGTCGAATGCGCAAAAGAGTTCCTGGGCGCGGACCTTCACGCGGACGACGGTCACCTCGAGTATAAGGGCCATGCGACCAGGGTCGTGTCCCGCCCGATCAGCATCGGCTTTCAGACGTGGTCCGAGCGGGCCCAATCACCTCAGGTCACCCGTTCAATGGATGTCCTTCGCAACCTGCATGTCTTTCAGCCGGAGGTGCGCATTGGGCTCGGGGTGGACCGCCTCGACTATACAAAGGGGCTGCTCAAACGCCTGTGGGCCATCGATGCATTCTTCCAGCAGTTCCCGCAATACCGGGGCCGGTTCACCTTTATTCAAATCGCGGTGCCGACCCGAGGGGACGTGGAAGCCTATCGACGCTACCGTGAATTGATCCGCGAAACGGTGAACGACATCAACATGCGCTACAGCAGTATTTCCAATCCCGGCAGCTCTCACGCTTCGCGTTGGCGGCCGGTCGAATTCCGCGAAGGGCGGATCGGCCTGGACACCTTGGCGGCGTACTACCGGATGGCGGACTTGGCACTGGTCAGTTCCGTCTATGACGGCATGAACCTGGTTGCGAAGGAATATGTCGCCAGCCAGGTGGATGAGAAGGGCGTGTTACTGGTGAGCCACATGGCCGGCGCGGCGGAAGAAATGACCGACGCGTTGGTCATCAACCCGTACGACCCCGAGGGTGTAGCCGAGTCGATTCGCCAGGCGCTGGAAATGCCGCTGCAGGAGCGCCGGGAACGGATGCATCGCATGCGGAGCTATCTGGCGGCACACGATATTCGAGCCTGGGCCGACGAGTGTCTGCGCGATGCGGGCATCCTCCCCCCTCATGACAGTCCCTCCTTTGAGTAA
- a CDS encoding THUMP domain-containing class I SAM-dependent RNA methyltransferase translates to MDNTLHVFFTPCPRGLEPVLAQELADLGAADIKPTAGGVAFAGPLTLCYRVNLESRIASRVLLRIAEGSYRDEQDVYDAAHAIRWQDWFTPQQRIKVKVSAHHCPLKSLDFVTLRVKDAVCDRFQYARGRRPSVDTHAPDMLIAVYLDSTQCTFYLDTSGEPLFKRGWRKSAGEAPIRENLAAGILRLANWTPDTLLYDPMCGSGTFVVEAALMARRVAPGIGRRFAFEKLLSYDPRPAEALRVELKEREIDGTPGLIHAADHSATALTSIGANLTIAGCSELVTLRQGDARQLLAPAETGLLVTNPPYGQRMGDSESLKAFYPQFGDHLKKHFCNWTVQIFTADMKLPGQLRLAPSRRVPLFNGAIECRLFEFRMVTGSPRKKRADGR, encoded by the coding sequence ATGGATAACACACTTCACGTTTTTTTTACACCCTGCCCCCGAGGCCTTGAGCCAGTGCTCGCCCAGGAACTGGCGGACCTGGGCGCGGCCGATATCAAGCCGACCGCAGGGGGTGTCGCGTTTGCCGGTCCCCTCACCCTCTGCTACCGCGTGAACCTCGAAAGCCGCATTGCCAGCCGTGTTCTGCTGCGTATCGCCGAAGGCAGTTATCGCGACGAACAGGATGTGTATGACGCGGCCCACGCCATCCGCTGGCAGGACTGGTTCACGCCGCAGCAGCGGATCAAAGTGAAGGTCAGCGCGCACCACTGCCCGCTCAAGAGTCTGGACTTCGTCACCCTGCGTGTGAAGGACGCGGTGTGTGACCGATTTCAGTATGCCAGAGGCAGACGCCCGTCGGTGGACACCCATGCGCCGGACATGTTGATCGCCGTGTACCTGGACAGCACCCAGTGCACGTTCTACCTGGACACCTCCGGCGAGCCACTGTTCAAGCGGGGCTGGAGGAAGTCGGCCGGGGAGGCGCCGATTCGGGAAAATCTTGCAGCCGGGATCTTGCGTCTTGCCAATTGGACGCCGGACACCCTGCTCTATGATCCCATGTGCGGCAGCGGAACTTTCGTGGTGGAGGCCGCGTTGATGGCGCGTCGGGTCGCCCCCGGCATCGGTCGCCGGTTCGCGTTCGAAAAACTACTCTCATATGATCCCCGCCCAGCCGAGGCGCTTCGCGTCGAACTCAAAGAACGGGAAATCGACGGTACACCAGGCCTGATCCACGCCGCCGACCACAGCGCCACCGCCCTCACGTCGATCGGAGCCAATTTGACCATCGCCGGATGCAGCGAACTCGTCACGTTACGGCAAGGTGATGCACGGCAACTGCTCGCACCGGCCGAAACGGGCCTGCTTGTCACCAACCCGCCTTATGGCCAGCGCATGGGGGACAGCGAATCGCTCAAGGCCTTCTACCCGCAGTTCGGCGATCACCTGAAGAAACATTTCTGCAACTGGACGGTCCAGATTTTTACCGCCGACATGAAACTTCCCGGGCAGCTGCGGTTGGCCCCTTCCCGCCGCGTTCCTCTCTTCAACGGCGCGATCGAATGCCGTCTCTTCGAGTTCCGCATGGTGACGGGCAGCCCCCGGAAGAAAAGAGCAGATGGCAGATAG
- a CDS encoding NUDIX hydrolase, with amino-acid sequence MKFCSECGAELSTRIPPGDNLPRFVCDTCQVIHYINPKIVAGCIPEWEDKILLCRRAIEPRIGHWTFPAGFMEIGESTEQAAIRETLEEAHADVEITSLYAVLSLPRISQVHMVFRGVLHKPEFKPGTESLDVRLFALDEIPWDDLAFPVIHEALERYVADVARGTFPMHFGSVFPRMKS; translated from the coding sequence ATGAAGTTTTGCAGCGAATGCGGGGCCGAGCTGTCGACACGAATTCCTCCAGGCGATAATTTGCCGCGGTTCGTCTGCGATACCTGTCAGGTCATCCATTACATCAATCCGAAAATCGTCGCCGGCTGCATTCCCGAATGGGAGGACAAGATCTTGCTCTGTCGCCGGGCGATCGAACCGCGGATCGGTCACTGGACCTTTCCCGCCGGCTTCATGGAAATCGGAGAGAGCACCGAGCAGGCGGCGATCCGCGAGACTCTCGAGGAAGCCCATGCCGACGTGGAAATCACGTCTCTGTATGCCGTGTTGAGCCTGCCCCGCATCAGCCAGGTGCATATGGTGTTTCGCGGTGTCCTGCACAAACCGGAGTTTAAACCTGGTACGGAAAGCTTGGATGTCAGATTGTTCGCGTTGGACGAGATTCCCTGGGACGACCTGGCCTTTCCCGTTATCCACGAAGCCCTCGAACGCTACGTGGCGGACGTAGCCCGCGGCACCTTCCCCATGCATTTCGGCAGCGTCTTCCCCCGGATGAAATCGTAA
- a CDS encoding restriction endonuclease subunit S, which produces MTGWPEVALGALCEVFSGYPFKSAHFTDDPDDVALVKGENVGQGEILWEISKRWPREDADDLARYRLQRDDIVLAMDRPWVPAGLKFARIGESDPEALVVQRVARLRATGDLDQRFLYYVIASSDFVAYVKNAARGVGVPHVSGKQIAEFRFGLPPRVAQEAIADILSAYDDLIENNKRRMALLEEAARQLYREWFVRLRFPGHEHTRITNGVPAGWKKVPFESALVLQRGFDLPVQDREDGDVPIYGSTGINGFHNKAKVVGPGIVTGRSGTLGEVRYIEGDFWPLNTALWVKEFRRVPPLFTLFLMREMDLKQFNGGASVPTLDRKTVHRTEILMPPKPLVRSFDEFAAPLFQQIGSLTAQIEKLRAARDLLLPRLMNGEIAI; this is translated from the coding sequence ATGACAGGATGGCCCGAAGTTGCGCTCGGTGCTCTCTGTGAAGTCTTTAGCGGCTACCCCTTCAAGAGCGCCCACTTCACCGACGACCCGGACGATGTCGCCTTGGTGAAAGGCGAGAACGTGGGGCAAGGCGAGATTCTTTGGGAAATTTCGAAACGCTGGCCGCGTGAGGATGCTGATGATCTTGCCCGCTATCGACTCCAGCGGGACGACATCGTACTGGCCATGGATCGGCCGTGGGTGCCTGCGGGTCTCAAGTTTGCTCGGATCGGCGAGTCGGATCCGGAAGCGCTCGTGGTGCAACGGGTCGCAAGACTCCGTGCCACAGGGGACCTCGACCAAAGATTTCTCTACTATGTGATCGCATCTTCCGACTTCGTCGCATATGTAAAGAATGCCGCCCGCGGTGTCGGCGTGCCACACGTTAGCGGTAAGCAGATTGCCGAATTCCGTTTCGGACTACCCCCACGTGTGGCTCAAGAGGCAATCGCCGACATCTTGTCCGCCTACGACGACCTGATTGAGAATAACAAACGGCGGATGGCGCTGCTGGAGGAGGCGGCGCGGCAGCTCTACCGCGAATGGTTCGTCCGTCTCCGCTTCCCTGGCCATGAACATACCCGCATCACCAACGGCGTGCCGGCGGGATGGAAAAAAGTTCCATTTGAATCAGCATTAGTTCTACAGCGTGGTTTCGATTTGCCAGTGCAGGATCGGGAAGATGGCGACGTACCAATCTATGGCTCAACCGGTATCAATGGCTTTCACAACAAGGCGAAGGTTGTTGGGCCGGGGATTGTTACTGGTAGAAGCGGAACCCTCGGGGAGGTGCGCTACATTGAGGGTGATTTCTGGCCCTTGAACACGGCTTTGTGGGTCAAAGAGTTCCGCCGAGTGCCGCCGCTCTTCACGCTATTTCTGATGCGTGAGATGGACTTGAAGCAATTTAATGGTGGGGCATCGGTTCCGACACTTGATAGGAAAACAGTGCATCGAACCGAAATTCTTATGCCGCCGAAACCCCTTGTCAGATCGTTTGATGAATTTGCCGCCCCGTTGTTTCAGCAAATCGGTTCATTGACAGCACAAATTGAAAAGCTTCGCGCCGCCCGCGATCTACTGCTGCCGCGTTTGATGAACGGAGAGATTGCGATCTGA
- a CDS encoding iron-sulfur cluster biosynthesis family protein encodes MLTLTQTALERLRTLIQEHPEDPIVRIALRDVNAQRLSLSITLESTTREDDAVEQIDGVTVALDRASAHRTSGMTVDFQADKGFLFVHPPANELGLIMPGRN; translated from the coding sequence ATGCTGACCCTCACCCAAACGGCACTCGAACGCTTGCGCACGTTGATCCAGGAACATCCGGAGGACCCTATCGTGCGGATCGCCCTGCGCGACGTGAACGCGCAACGCCTCTCGCTGTCGATCACCCTGGAATCAACGACCCGTGAGGATGACGCGGTGGAACAGATTGACGGAGTCACGGTCGCCTTGGACAGGGCCAGCGCGCACCGGACCAGTGGGATGACGGTGGATTTTCAGGCAGACAAGGGATTCCTGTTCGTGCATCCGCCGGCCAATGAGTTGGGGCTCATCATGCCTGGCCGCAACTAG